One stretch of Bosea vaviloviae DNA includes these proteins:
- a CDS encoding HAD family hydrolase produces MSLPAIVVFDLDGTLAETAPDIMRTLNLILVREDLPALPLDRARELVGAGARALIERGFRVSGRPLDEATLERLFEDFLLIYAQDTASNSHLFDGVLEAMDTLATEGYVFAVCTNKPILHTRLILDHFGITGRFAAIAGRDSFPFHKPDPRHLTLTIEAAKADPGRAVMIGDSRTDIATAKAAGIPCICVPFGYTDVAIETLEPDLVIQHFDALPDAVRQLLGERALGRVPMHS; encoded by the coding sequence ATGAGTCTGCCCGCCATCGTCGTGTTCGATCTCGACGGCACGCTCGCCGAGACCGCGCCCGACATCATGCGCACGCTCAACCTCATTCTGGTGCGCGAGGACCTGCCAGCCCTGCCGCTCGATCGCGCCCGCGAGCTGGTCGGCGCCGGGGCCCGGGCCCTGATCGAGCGCGGCTTCCGCGTCTCCGGCCGCCCGCTCGATGAGGCGACGCTGGAGCGCCTGTTCGAGGATTTCCTGCTGATCTATGCGCAGGACACCGCCTCCAACAGCCATCTCTTCGACGGCGTGCTGGAGGCGATGGATACGCTTGCCACCGAGGGCTATGTGTTCGCGGTCTGCACCAACAAGCCGATCCTGCATACCCGACTGATCCTTGATCATTTTGGCATTACCGGGCGTTTCGCCGCCATCGCCGGGCGCGACAGCTTCCCCTTCCACAAGCCCGATCCGCGCCATCTGACCCTGACGATCGAGGCTGCCAAGGCCGATCCGGGGCGGGCCGTGATGATCGGCGATTCGCGCACCGACATCGCCACGGCCAAGGCCGCCGGCATTCCCTGCATCTGCGTGCCCTTCGGCTATACCGACGTCGCGATCGAGACGCTGGAGCCCGATCTCGTGATCCAGCATTTTGACGCCCTGCCCGACGCGGTGCGGCAACTGCTGGGTGAACGAGCGCTCGGCCGCGTGCCCATGCATTCATGA
- a CDS encoding class I SAM-dependent methyltransferase has protein sequence MANKFLTREQAPKTISCKLCGNPSELQFGLPYNKRANHPIPDEPDDCWYYQCSHCNFLFTPALDENDHTEIYDDTYWNNQDPDWYGRVTETFRLVALANELLHKRLDEIEILDFGCGIGGFLDMSHRSLGLKTWGTDIIPPKVGKEWFLPDLGDKKFDVITACEVVEHLPDPRKIFDFIRAHLKSPGVFAFQTAQWDPASLDRDWWYLGPHNGHISLYSREGLTHVFNDMGGVDRRLWNNYAGLQAWLFK, from the coding sequence ATGGCGAATAAGTTTCTGACCCGAGAGCAGGCACCTAAAACGATAAGCTGCAAACTCTGCGGGAATCCATCAGAGCTTCAGTTCGGCCTTCCCTACAACAAACGCGCCAACCACCCTATTCCTGATGAGCCGGATGATTGCTGGTATTATCAGTGCTCTCACTGCAATTTTCTATTCACGCCGGCGCTGGACGAAAACGACCACACCGAGATCTACGACGACACCTACTGGAACAATCAGGATCCTGACTGGTATGGCCGCGTCACCGAGACATTTCGCCTGGTCGCTCTAGCCAACGAGCTTTTGCATAAACGCCTCGACGAGATCGAGATCCTTGATTTCGGCTGCGGCATCGGCGGCTTCCTGGATATGAGCCACCGCAGCCTTGGCCTGAAGACCTGGGGAACGGACATCATCCCGCCAAAGGTCGGCAAGGAGTGGTTCCTGCCGGATCTCGGAGACAAGAAGTTCGATGTCATCACCGCCTGCGAGGTGGTCGAGCATCTACCGGATCCGCGGAAGATTTTCGATTTCATCCGGGCTCATCTCAAGTCACCGGGCGTCTTCGCTTTCCAGACCGCTCAATGGGATCCCGCGTCCCTCGATCGCGACTGGTGGTATCTCGGCCCTCACAACGGGCACATCAGCCTCTACAGCCGAGAGGGCCTGACGCATGTCTTCAACGACATGGGCGGCGTCGACCGGCGGTTGTGGAACAACTATGCCGGGCTCCAAGCTTGGCTTTTCAAGTAG
- a CDS encoding glycoside hydrolase family 108 protein codes for MTTQNFAAALKRVLVHEGGKVDHPRDPGGRTNQGVIQRVYDGYRARKGRPKHDVYLMETTERDEIYRAQYWDAVRGDDLPAGIDYVVFDGAVNSGPAQSVKWLQRALGGVKVDGEFGEATLAAVAAHPDHDALIAAICARRMAFLKALRNWSTFGRGWTSRVSGVRAIGQAWASGSVGPVLAHAEGGNAKATIGQAVPAASPAVGDVAIGGGVATGGLGGALQQAQDALSPLAGNSALIGNIVAALVVTGAVITIGGILYRLWARRKAAAQADALDLAVPA; via the coding sequence ATGACGACGCAGAATTTTGCGGCGGCGCTGAAGCGCGTCCTCGTTCATGAGGGCGGCAAGGTCGACCATCCCAGGGATCCGGGCGGCCGGACCAACCAGGGCGTGATCCAGCGCGTCTATGACGGCTATCGCGCCCGCAAGGGGCGCCCGAAGCACGACGTCTATCTGATGGAGACGACCGAGCGCGACGAGATCTATCGCGCGCAATATTGGGATGCCGTGCGCGGTGACGATCTGCCGGCCGGCATTGACTATGTCGTCTTCGACGGCGCTGTAAACTCCGGGCCGGCGCAGAGCGTGAAGTGGCTGCAACGCGCGCTCGGAGGCGTGAAGGTCGATGGCGAATTCGGCGAGGCGACGCTAGCGGCCGTGGCGGCGCATCCCGATCATGACGCGCTGATCGCCGCCATCTGCGCGCGCCGCATGGCCTTCCTCAAGGCGCTGCGCAACTGGTCGACCTTCGGCAGGGGCTGGACGTCGCGCGTCTCCGGCGTGCGCGCCATTGGCCAGGCCTGGGCCTCGGGCAGCGTCGGGCCGGTGCTCGCCCATGCCGAGGGTGGCAACGCCAAGGCGACGATCGGACAGGCCGTGCCCGCCGCCTCGCCCGCCGTCGGCGATGTCGCGATCGGTGGCGGCGTCGCGACCGGCGGCCTCGGCGGCGCGCTGCAGCAGGCGCAGGACGCGCTCTCGCCGCTCGCTGGCAACAGCGCGCTCATCGGCAATATCGTCGCGGCGCTCGTCGTCACCGGCGCTGTCATCACGATTGGCGGCATCCTCTACCGGCTCTGGGCGCGGCGGAAGGCGGCGGCGCAGGCTGACGCGCTCGACCTCGCGGTGCCGGCGTGA
- a CDS encoding DUF7696 family protein: MPAPSFTWSDLAGREVSTASEEWRLECEVAYLLSLPLPKRNAMLDGVTGSTDRDARGIKGVRGEAAVVALRAQIQRLSEIRKRG; encoded by the coding sequence ATGCCTGCCCCGTCATTCACCTGGTCCGATCTCGCCGGCCGCGAGGTTTCGACAGCGTCCGAGGAATGGCGGCTCGAATGCGAGGTCGCGTATCTGCTCAGCCTGCCGCTCCCGAAGCGCAACGCGATGCTGGACGGCGTAACCGGGTCGACCGATCGCGATGCGCGCGGCATCAAGGGCGTTCGCGGAGAGGCGGCGGTCGTGGCGCTGCGGGCGCAGATCCAGCGGTTGAGCGAGATCAGGAAGCGCGGCTGA
- the rpiA gene encoding ribose-5-phosphate isomerase RpiA produces MTADDLKKLAAARALELVRPGMRLGLGTGSTAKHFVDLLGQRVAAGLDVICVATSEATQAQALALAIPMSTLDETPELDLTVDGADEIDSALRLIKGGGAAHLREKIVAAASARMIVIADDSKLVERLGRFPLPIEVVPFGLEATRRAVAAAIAGCGSAGELVLRKRPDGARLVTDNGNYILDAHLGAIAQPEALALALGQVPGVVEHGLFIGLASGAILAGADGLRLLGATG; encoded by the coding sequence TTGACCGCCGATGATCTGAAGAAGCTGGCGGCGGCGCGGGCGCTCGAGCTCGTGCGCCCCGGCATGCGCCTGGGCCTGGGCACGGGCTCGACGGCGAAGCATTTCGTCGATCTGCTCGGCCAGCGCGTCGCTGCGGGGCTCGACGTGATCTGCGTCGCGACCTCGGAGGCGACGCAGGCGCAGGCGCTTGCGCTCGCCATTCCGATGTCGACTCTGGACGAGACGCCGGAACTCGATCTCACGGTCGATGGGGCCGACGAGATCGATTCCGCCCTGCGCCTGATCAAGGGCGGCGGCGCGGCGCATCTGCGCGAGAAGATCGTCGCGGCCGCCTCCGCTCGGATGATCGTCATCGCCGATGACAGCAAGCTGGTCGAGCGGCTCGGCCGCTTTCCGCTGCCGATCGAGGTCGTGCCTTTCGGCCTGGAGGCGACGCGCCGCGCCGTGGCTGCCGCCATCGCCGGCTGCGGCTCTGCCGGAGAACTTGTGCTGCGCAAGCGGCCCGATGGTGCGAGGCTCGTCACCGATAACGGCAACTACATCCTGGACGCTCATCTGGGAGCGATCGCGCAGCCCGAGGCTTTGGCGCTCGCGCTCGGCCAGGTTCCCGGCGTCGTCGAGCACGGGCTCTTCATCGGCCTGGCATCGGGCGCCATCCTGGCGGGCGCCGACGGCTTGCGCCTGCTTGGCGCGACCGGGTGA
- a CDS encoding tetratricopeptide repeat protein has protein sequence MSTTALMALVGIQRSGTNYVSNLARERFGIDVTTQSGVWKHAFVSECADEMEGKRFLVVTRHPVMWLQSCLLHSPRDLVTRRPEFFRDGLDSPTSFADVYSHYYSGWSAVCAAGHGSLVSYEATLDGGADYLGRIIGAGTASECRGHVASVPMSLAFAPEDVEAYRRLECSLDKSIVLDFWSRLDPALPAELGYDLEKISFVATRSARSLGYQFLQDPGRISEAEFQQLLLETDGRFANDGPILDMLSVEQARRSNQDSALFLGCKAILAYQGAMNRFAMDSGAHTPQVAAIDRLIEHLSLRRAQTLQNTIDHFTARITDGDLTATQDSESCFYLSDCYYKARDLNKAIEYGRRAVEPASAPDAGTRVVIPWLYHHLGSLLAEAGLHEEAVANFARAAELEPREYRYPMHASHSHMALGDYDAAIRTAQSALALNQKLPDIRLLLAECYHQKAAVLVGTGDLAEATRYSRLSAETAPERPGYSYFLGEIEYRLGNDEAAIRAAEVATSCQPAEAWHFHFLGRLHLKVGNHAKAALAFANARKLEPENLEHARGAEDAARLSGMVV, from the coding sequence ATGTCTACAACCGCCTTGATGGCCTTAGTCGGCATCCAACGATCCGGAACGAACTACGTCAGCAACCTGGCCAGGGAGCGGTTCGGGATCGATGTCACGACGCAGTCGGGCGTCTGGAAACATGCCTTCGTCAGCGAGTGCGCTGACGAGATGGAGGGCAAGCGGTTTCTGGTCGTCACGCGTCATCCGGTGATGTGGCTGCAGAGTTGCCTGCTTCATTCGCCGCGCGACTTGGTCACCCGGCGCCCTGAGTTCTTCAGGGATGGGCTGGATAGCCCCACATCTTTCGCCGACGTGTATTCGCACTACTATAGCGGATGGAGCGCTGTCTGCGCTGCCGGACATGGATCGCTTGTGTCCTATGAGGCAACGCTCGATGGCGGTGCCGATTATCTCGGCCGCATCATCGGAGCGGGAACGGCAAGTGAATGCCGCGGGCACGTCGCTTCGGTTCCGATGTCGCTGGCTTTCGCGCCGGAAGATGTCGAAGCTTACCGTCGGCTGGAGTGCTCGCTGGACAAGAGCATCGTTCTGGACTTCTGGTCCCGGCTCGACCCGGCATTGCCTGCGGAGCTTGGCTACGATCTGGAGAAGATCAGCTTCGTCGCCACCAGATCGGCTCGCAGTCTCGGATATCAGTTCCTGCAAGACCCGGGCAGGATCAGCGAGGCTGAGTTCCAGCAATTGCTGCTGGAGACCGATGGCCGGTTCGCCAATGACGGGCCGATTTTGGACATGCTTTCGGTCGAGCAGGCTCGGCGTAGCAACCAGGATTCAGCCTTGTTCCTCGGCTGCAAGGCGATACTGGCCTATCAGGGGGCGATGAACCGGTTCGCAATGGACAGCGGAGCTCACACCCCGCAGGTCGCGGCGATCGACCGGTTGATAGAGCACCTATCGTTGCGCCGTGCTCAAACGCTCCAGAACACGATCGACCATTTCACCGCTCGCATCACTGATGGCGACCTGACGGCAACGCAGGATTCCGAATCCTGCTTCTATTTGAGCGATTGCTATTACAAGGCTCGAGACCTCAATAAGGCGATCGAGTATGGCCGGCGCGCGGTCGAGCCGGCCTCGGCCCCCGACGCGGGAACCCGCGTCGTCATCCCGTGGCTGTATCATCATCTTGGGAGCCTTTTGGCCGAAGCGGGACTGCACGAAGAAGCCGTCGCAAACTTCGCACGCGCGGCTGAGCTCGAGCCTCGGGAATATCGCTATCCGATGCATGCGAGCCATTCTCACATGGCCCTGGGCGACTACGATGCAGCCATCCGAACCGCGCAATCGGCTTTGGCCTTAAATCAGAAGTTGCCCGACATCCGGCTGTTGCTGGCGGAATGCTACCATCAGAAGGCTGCGGTTTTGGTTGGCACCGGCGATCTGGCGGAAGCTACACGCTACAGCAGGCTCTCTGCCGAAACCGCGCCCGAGCGGCCGGGATACTCCTATTTCTTGGGCGAGATTGAATATCGCCTGGGTAATGACGAAGCGGCTATCCGGGCGGCCGAGGTGGCGACAAGCTGCCAGCCCGCCGAGGCTTGGCATTTTCACTTCCTCGGCCGGCTACATTTGAAAGTCGGCAACCATGCCAAGGCTGCCCTGGCATTCGCCAACGCTCGAAAGCTGGAGCCTGAAAATCTAGAGCATGCGCGTGGCGCTGAGGACGCGGCACGGCTGAGCGGGATGGTGGTTTAG
- a CDS encoding DUF7696 family protein: MFYNRTPRDLAGSAPVKSVLTGELISNASEEFRHEREVEFLCSLSPDCLENILTGFGRRASHRSITAIRGPAEVRFLRSQIILFRLRSDAVPALVR; the protein is encoded by the coding sequence ATGTTTTACAATAGAACTCCCCGTGATTTAGCAGGATCAGCGCCGGTCAAATCTGTCTTGACCGGTGAATTAATCTCGAACGCGTCTGAGGAATTTCGCCATGAACGCGAAGTTGAATTTCTCTGTTCGCTTTCGCCCGATTGTCTGGAAAATATCCTGACCGGTTTTGGGCGCAGGGCAAGCCACCGCAGCATCACGGCGATCAGAGGGCCAGCCGAGGTCAGGTTCCTGCGAAGCCAGATCATCCTGTTCCGGCTTCGCAGCGATGCGGTTCCCGCGCTCGTCCGATAA
- a CDS encoding NAD-dependent succinate-semialdehyde dehydrogenase has product MLKLNDPSLLKSQCYVDGAWIGEGVDAVDNPATGVVLAKVPRFGAAETTAAVEAASRAFKPWAKKSAKERSVILRKWFDLIMANQEDLAQIMTAEQGKPITEARGEVAYAASFVEFYAEEAKRIYGETIPSPFPNSRIIIQKQPVGVCAAITPWNFPAAMITRKCSPGLAAGCTFVVKPAPDTPLTALALAELAERAGIPAGVLNIVTGDAKAIGGVMTSHPAVRFIGFTGSTPVGKLLMQQAASTVKKVGLELGGNAPFIVFDDADIDAAVQGAIAAKYRNMGQTCVCTNRLFVQDGVHDEFVAKFAGEVAKMKVGNGVEVGVVQGPLINERAVEKVERHVADAVAHGAKVVVGGKRHALGRTFYEPTVLSGVTTKMLVTNEETFGPVAPVYRFKTEDEVVAMANDTPFGLAAYFYSKDLGRAFRVAEELEYGMVGINSAMLGTEVAPFGGVKESGLGREGSLHGMDEFVEIKYMLMGGLGV; this is encoded by the coding sequence ATGCTCAAGCTCAACGACCCGTCGCTCCTGAAGTCGCAGTGCTATGTCGATGGCGCCTGGATCGGCGAGGGCGTCGACGCGGTCGACAACCCGGCGACGGGCGTGGTGCTGGCCAAGGTGCCGCGCTTCGGCGCAGCCGAGACGACTGCTGCCGTCGAGGCGGCCTCGCGCGCCTTCAAGCCCTGGGCGAAGAAATCGGCCAAGGAGCGCTCGGTCATTCTGCGCAAATGGTTCGACCTGATCATGGCGAACCAGGAAGACCTCGCCCAGATCATGACCGCCGAGCAGGGCAAGCCGATCACGGAAGCCCGCGGCGAGGTCGCCTACGCCGCTTCCTTCGTCGAGTTCTACGCGGAGGAAGCCAAGCGCATCTATGGCGAGACCATTCCCTCGCCCTTCCCGAATTCGCGCATCATCATCCAGAAGCAGCCCGTCGGCGTCTGCGCCGCGATCACGCCCTGGAACTTCCCAGCCGCGATGATCACGCGCAAATGCTCGCCTGGCCTCGCTGCCGGCTGCACCTTCGTGGTCAAGCCCGCGCCCGATACGCCGCTGACCGCGCTGGCGCTGGCCGAGCTCGCCGAGCGCGCGGGCATTCCCGCTGGCGTCCTCAACATCGTCACCGGCGATGCCAAGGCGATCGGCGGCGTCATGACCTCGCACCCCGCCGTGCGCTTCATCGGCTTCACCGGCTCGACGCCTGTCGGCAAGCTTCTGATGCAGCAAGCCGCCTCGACGGTGAAGAAGGTCGGGCTGGAACTGGGCGGCAACGCACCCTTCATCGTCTTCGACGACGCCGATATCGACGCCGCCGTCCAGGGCGCGATCGCAGCCAAGTACCGCAACATGGGCCAGACCTGCGTCTGCACCAATCGCCTCTTCGTCCAGGACGGCGTCCATGACGAGTTCGTCGCGAAATTCGCCGGCGAGGTCGCCAAGATGAAGGTCGGCAACGGCGTCGAGGTCGGCGTCGTGCAGGGCCCGCTGATCAATGAGCGCGCGGTCGAGAAGGTCGAGCGCCACGTCGCCGACGCCGTCGCCCATGGCGCCAAGGTCGTCGTCGGTGGCAAGCGCCATGCGCTTGGCCGCACCTTCTACGAGCCGACGGTGCTTTCGGGCGTCACCACCAAGATGCTGGTGACCAATGAGGAGACTTTTGGCCCGGTCGCCCCGGTCTATCGCTTCAAGACCGAGGACGAGGTCGTGGCGATGGCCAACGACACGCCCTTCGGCCTGGCCGCCTATTTCTACTCCAAGGATCTCGGCCGCGCCTTCCGCGTCGCCGAGGAGCTCGAATACGGCATGGTCGGCATCAACTCGGCCATGCTCGGCACCGAGGTCGCCCCCTTCGGCGGCGTCAAGGAATCGGGGCTCGGCCGCGAGGGCTCGCTCCATGGCATGGATGAGTTCGTCGAGATCAAATACATGCTGATGGGCGGGCTGGGCGTTTGA
- a CDS encoding IS5 family transposase — MRGREDRSDSLFSYIRLEERVPADHPLRAIRALADEVLAGLNGRFETLYSQMGRPSIPPEMLLRATLLQAFFSVRSERMLMEQIDYNLLFRWFVGLEMDAAVWHPTVFTHNRDRLLEADVAHAFLSGLLALRQVKQLLSSDHFSVDGTLIDAWASMKSFRRKDGSDEPPGPGRNGERNFRKEKRSNVTHASTTDPDARLYRKSDGHESRLCFIGHALMENRHGLVVDATLTHATGTAEREATLAMLDRRESRHRITLGADKAYDVEAFVGDLRARQVTPHIAINGAVSKTGKVRKTAIDGRITRHPGYAISQRCRKRIEEVFGWIKTQAGLAKVKVRSRTKAEAVFTFAVAAYNLVRIPKLLAQATA, encoded by the coding sequence ATGCGGGGACGTGAGGATCGGTCGGATAGCCTGTTCAGCTACATCCGGCTGGAAGAGCGGGTTCCTGCGGATCATCCGCTGCGAGCGATCCGGGCTTTGGCGGACGAGGTTCTGGCGGGTCTGAACGGTCGCTTCGAGACGCTGTATTCGCAGATGGGTCGGCCCTCGATCCCACCGGAGATGCTGCTGCGCGCGACGCTGCTGCAGGCGTTCTTCTCGGTTCGCTCCGAGCGGATGCTGATGGAGCAGATCGACTACAATCTGCTGTTCCGGTGGTTCGTCGGGCTTGAGATGGATGCCGCGGTCTGGCACCCGACGGTGTTCACGCACAACCGCGACCGGCTTCTGGAAGCGGATGTGGCCCACGCCTTCCTGTCGGGGCTGCTGGCTTTGCGTCAGGTGAAGCAGCTCCTGTCGAGCGACCACTTCTCCGTCGATGGCACGCTGATCGATGCCTGGGCCTCGATGAAGAGCTTCCGGCGCAAGGACGGCTCGGACGAGCCGCCTGGGCCTGGCCGCAACGGCGAGCGCAACTTCCGCAAGGAAAAGCGCTCGAATGTAACCCATGCCTCGACCACCGATCCCGATGCCCGGCTCTATCGCAAGAGCGACGGGCACGAGAGCCGGCTGTGCTTCATAGGCCATGCGCTGATGGAGAACCGCCATGGCCTCGTGGTGGACGCGACGCTGACCCACGCCACCGGCACGGCCGAGCGCGAGGCAACGCTTGCGATGCTCGACCGGCGCGAAAGCCGGCATCGGATCACGTTGGGAGCCGACAAGGCCTACGATGTCGAGGCCTTCGTGGGCGACCTGCGGGCGCGCCAGGTGACGCCGCACATCGCCATCAACGGCGCGGTGTCCAAGACCGGCAAGGTGCGCAAGACCGCCATCGACGGCCGCATCACCCGCCATCCCGGCTACGCGATCAGCCAGCGTTGCCGCAAGCGCATCGAGGAGGTCTTCGGCTGGATCAAGACCCAGGCCGGGCTGGCCAAGGTCAAGGTCCGGTCCCGGACCAAGGCCGAGGCGGTCTTCACCTTCGCAGTTGCCGCCTACAACCTCGTCCGCATCCCCAAGCTTCTAGCCCAGGCGACCGCATGA
- a CDS encoding DUF2059 domain-containing protein, which produces MIRHSLASAALGLALILSAPAFAQTAAPAITPSHLQLAREAAELTGISSSLESIYTEFSERTKQLVGTTRPEMKKDMDAVIEALKPEADAKRAEIMVSASEIFARKINEADLKEVVAFFKSPVGQRYNAARAKAIDEIYVVLEPWSINTSNFLFDRFTQEMRKRGHQM; this is translated from the coding sequence ATGATCCGTCACTCTCTCGCCAGCGCGGCTCTTGGTCTCGCCCTGATCCTGTCGGCGCCGGCTTTCGCGCAGACGGCGGCCCCGGCTATCACGCCCAGCCACCTTCAGCTGGCGCGTGAAGCCGCCGAGCTCACCGGCATCTCCTCGTCGCTGGAGTCGATCTACACCGAGTTCAGCGAGCGCACGAAGCAGCTCGTCGGCACGACCCGCCCCGAGATGAAGAAGGACATGGACGCGGTCATCGAGGCGCTGAAGCCGGAGGCTGACGCCAAGCGGGCGGAGATCATGGTCTCGGCGTCGGAGATTTTTGCCCGGAAGATCAACGAAGCCGATCTCAAGGAGGTCGTCGCCTTCTTCAAATCGCCGGTCGGCCAGCGCTACAACGCGGCGCGCGCCAAGGCGATCGACGAGATCTACGTGGTGCTGGAGCCCTGGAGCATCAACACCAGCAATTTCCTGTTCGACCGCTTCACCCAGGAAATGCGCAAGCGCGGCCACCAGATGTAA